CAAATAGACATAATTTCGATTTCATTTTCTTACCCAATTTAATTTTTTACTGGTTCTATATCTGAAGTCGCGCGCGCGATCTCCAAACCTTCGGATTTTACAATAAGGACCACTTTCAATGTGGTGTTGCCATTTAGGTTAATGCCGCTTGAGCCAATGGTGTCGATGCTGCCAGCGCGGATCTGAAATTCACCAGACTGTCGCAGGTTCGCGGTGCCCGATGCGTCTTCCTTGGAAACGATCATTTCCGCCTCGACAACACCATCGGACAAGCCAAGTACACGGCCCGTTATGACAACTTTGGACTCTTGAGGGACGACAGAAAGTTCAGCGATGGCAATATCGCCACTTGCAGGCGCACTTAGGAACATACTGGCCAATACAACTGCAGAAAATCTGCGCATATTTGACACTATTGACTTAAAGTGGTTTGCGTAATCACAACTGTGCCAGCATTTGAAAACACAGCGGGGGAACCTGTCGCCGTCGTGTTGTTTCCAACCTGATTGAACGTTACGTTTGTGGTTGCCCTCGTTGAAATCGGTGGTCGACGGGATGCCCATTTGCGTGGCGGCATTTTGGAAATCATCAAGAATGTCCCACTTCAAACGCTGGCGCGCGACCTTCCATTCGCCGCCTTGGCCGTGGGTTATTCCGTCTGCATCTGGGCGATCTTGGGAGCGGACAAAATAGGGGAGGACGTCGCTCCAACCCCAACCCGTATTGCCCATTTGCGCCCAGCCGTCATAATCCGCAGCTTGGCCGCGCATGTAAATCATACCGTTGATTGAGCTGCATCCGCCTAAGACCTTGCCGCGCGGATAACCCAAAGCACGTCCGTTTAGCCCTTTTTCCGGGGTGGTCGACATCATCCAATCGGTGCGCGGATTCCCAATACAGCGGAGGTATCCGACTGGAATGTGAATCCATGGGTAGGTATCCCGCCCACCTGCCTCAAGGAACAAGACCCTTGTGCGGGGATTGGCCGAGAGGCGGTTTGCCAGCACGCATCCCGCCGTGCCGCCCCCCACGATAATATAGTCGTAATCGCCGTCTAAACTGCGTGCCATAGTCAATTCCAATTGTTCGAGATGTAACGGCGTTTGCAGTTAATGGATGGCGAGCGCTGGAAAGATAATCAGCAAGCCAACCGCGATCACTTGGAGGCAAATAAATGGTACAAGTGATCTGAAAATCTCACCCAGTGAGATGTCCGGTGGTGCCACGCTTTTGAGGTAGAACGCGGCCGGACCAAAGGGCGGTGTGAGGAATGACACCTGCATATTCATCGCGAATAATACGCCAAACCAGACAGGATCATATCCGAGGTCTTTGATGATCGGCACGAAAATCGGCATGGTCAAAAGCGCGATCCCGACCCAATCAAGGAACATGCCAAGGATGAAGAGAATGAGCATCATAAACAGGATAATGACGGTGGGGGAGTCTGACACTCCTGTGATGAGGGTGGAGATAAAGCGGATACCTCCCATGAGGTTATAAACGCCAACCAAGGCGCTCGCGCCGATGCCAATCCACATAATCATTCCGACTGTGGCCAGTGTGTGTAGCGCGGAATCTAAGAGCATACGGAATGAAAATTCGCGCCGTAAAATCGTTGATGCAATGACGCCGGCAACCCCGATGGCGGAGGCTACGGTTGCCCGCTTCTGCGGCAGCATCCAAATCGATATGATCAAAGCCTACCCCGGCCCGTACAATGATTTTGCAACGCTCCAATTGAGCGATCATCGAACGGGTAACGGGCATCTCGTGCCAAACCACCATCGCATCACAGGAGTTCAGAACCGTTTGCGGAAGACGGTGAATTTCGCGTTCGCGGAATATATCCCAATCGATATTATTTCCGGCTGTCGCCCGTTCGATCAGAGCGTCGTCTGGATATTGTGCGTCGGGTGTCAGGAGACGAAAGCGGGGCATGTGAGTCCTCTTGGGTGTGGATATCACTATTTGTTATTCTAGAAATCTAGAATTTTAATAACTTGTCAATCCTGTTTTTTTCATGCTTGGTAAAGGAGTAAAATTAGTGGGTAGCGCGCTTAGCCGTCCATGCTGTAACTAGGAATGACCTATGAGGAGAGTGCTGTGTCGTTGACCCAAGATGCATGTGAGCGGATTCGCGAGGCAATTGTCTCTGGCAAACTAGAGTTCGGCGAGCGGCTGTCCGAGGAGCAAATCGCGCGGGCGCTTGGGATGAGCAAAGCCCCAGTGCGGGCGGCCTTTATGGATTTGCGCGACATGGGTCTTGTGACGGTTGTGCCGCAAGCGGGAACCTATGTGTTTGCGCCCTCCAAGCAGGACGTCGAGGAAATGAGCCACTTTCGCGCCATGTTGGAAAACAAGGCATTGAACGATGCCCTTGCGCGTGATCCCGAAGCGGTTGTACAGGGGCTTTCTGCGGCAATTTACCAAATGGAACAGGCGATCGCGTCGGGGGAATGGGCGCTCTATAGCAAAGCCGACAGCGCCTATCATCGGGTATTGTTGCAGCTTGCGGGCAATCGCTACCTTGAAAAAGCCTATGATTTGACCGCGACTGCTCTGGAGGCCTTGCGTGCTCGTTTGCAATCGGGGGAAGGGAACTTTTGGCAACGCTCTTTTGCCGAGCACATTCAAATGCGCGACCTTATCGTTAAGGGCAAATTCGACGCGGCACACGCGATACTGCAGGAACATATTTTGATCATTAATCGCTCGCTACCCGAGCCAGATACAAATCCGTATAAGCGCACAAAAGTTCAGCGGCGTTCAGACGAAGAATGCACCGCGCTGATGCAGCAATACGGTCCAACTTCTCGCCGAGTTTAACGGGCCGTTTTGCAGGAGAATATTTTGAAAAGTGAGATTGTGATTTATAACCTGGCCACGGGGTCCGAGGAGGTTATTTTGCTTTTGGATCAACATCTTGAGGCTCCAAATTGGACGCCGGATAACGCGGCCCTCATCGTAAATGGGGAAGGGCGGCTGTATCGCGTTGACCTAAGCGCACCGGCTCTGGCAACCATCGAAACGGGGTTTGCAACGCAGATCAACAACGACCACGGGGTCTCGCCGGATGGGACCACATTGGTCATGAGCGATTCAACCGAGGAGGGGCGTAGTGTGATTTACACGTTGCCGACAAAGGGGGGCACGCCGACGCGCATAACGCCTTTGGCTCCCTCCTATTGGCACGGGTGGTCACCTGATGGCGCAACTTTGGCCTATACCGCGAAGCGTGGCGATACCTTCGAAATCTACACCTGTCCGGTTCACGGCGGAGAAGAACGGCAAGTCACCTTTGGTTTTGATCACTGTGACGGTCCAGATTATTCGGCTGACGGCGCGTGGATTTGGTTCAATGGCGAACGCGATGCCAGTGTTTCTTTATGGCGCGTGCGTCCCGATGGACGTGATTTGGAATGCATGGTGGCAGATGATCGGGTGAATTGGTTTCCCCATCCCTCGCCAGACGGAAAATATGTGCTCTACTTGGCCTATGAAAGCGGGACGCAAGGGCATCCATCTGAGCGCCGAGTTGAGCTGCGCCTTGTGTCCGCAGAGGGCGGCAGACCGCAAGTGCTCTTGGAGCTATATGGCGGGCAAGGCACGATAAATGTGCCGTGTTGGGCACCCGATAGCCAACGTTTCGCATTCGTGCGCTATCACGCCTAAGCGGCGTTTTGGATTCCGGAGAGTGCGCTTCTGCCAAATGGTCTGTCAGCGTCATTGAGGTGGATTTTTTAGACGCGCCCGATTTTGAACCCCCGCGAAAGATGATTTCGCATCGAAAAAAGTAACACCACACCGGGCAGCATGGAGGCGAGGGTGACGGCCATGACCAGTCCAATATCGGTTTGAAACCCAAAGAGTGCGTTGATCGCCATGCTGATCGGTTTCCCGTTGGTTGTGGTCAGGATGCGCGCGAAAACCACCTCGACCCACGAGAACATGAAGCAGAAAAATGCTGTTACGGCGACGCCCGAAGCAATTTGGGGCAAAAGGAATTTCCAAATAAACATAGGCCGCGAATAGCCGTCGATAAAGGCGGTTTCATCCATTTCCTTGGGAACGGCCGAGATAAACCCTTGGAGAATCCAGATCGAGATTGGGACGTTGAACAGGCAATGTGCCAAGGCGATGCCGAAGGTTGAGTTCACGATTCCGAGTGCGGAGAAAAGTTGAAATATCGGTAGGGTTAGCACCACGGGCGGGGTGATACGAAAGGCGATGAAGGCAAGGAACAGGTGTTTGTCGCCTAAGAAGGAAATGCGCGAGAAGGCGTAGGCCGCAGGGATGGCAACGGGTATGGTGATGCAGATATTGATCAGCACGTAAGCGATGGAATTCAGGAACGCCGAGCGTAGGTTTGGGTCGGTCCAGATGCCCCGATAATTGCCTAGCGTGAGGCTTCCGACGTCCATATTTGGGGTTGCCAAAGTCGCGGTGAAGCTGAGGAGGGTCAGTTGCACCAGCGGCAGACAGGTGAACACCATGAAGGCCAGCAGGGCCGTTGTTTTGAGGAAAGGGAGCGCGCGGATAAGCATGATTAGGCGGCCTTTTCTGTGGGCACGTCATCAAGCTTGCCTTGGGCTTTGCTAAACATCCACGCGACGGTCAACACGATCATGAAATAGAGCACAGAGCGCGCGGCGGAAGGGCCGTAGTTGAAGGCTTTAATTTCTTCGCCGAGGTCAACCGCGAGGAACATTGTCGCGCCGTTTGGGCCGCCCGCATTGATGGGGAAGGCCTCCGTGTAAATCATGAAAGAATCCATGAACCGCAATAGGATCGCCATAAGGAGGACGTTGTATAGCTTGGGCAATTGGATGAACCGAAACACCTGCCACGGGCCTGCGCCGTCGATTGCGGCCGCTTGGTAGTGGGCTGCCGGAACGGTTGTCAGGGCACTATAACAGAGGATCACAACCAAGCTTGTCCAATGCCAAACGTCCATCACAATGATGACCAGCCATGTAGGAACCACCGA
This Falsihalocynthiibacter arcticus DNA region includes the following protein-coding sequences:
- a CDS encoding carbohydrate ABC transporter permease, with amino-acid sequence MLIRALPFLKTTALLAFMVFTCLPLVQLTLLSFTATLATPNMDVGSLTLGNYRGIWTDPNLRSAFLNSIAYVLINICITIPVAIPAAYAFSRISFLGDKHLFLAFIAFRITPPVVLTLPIFQLFSALGIVNSTFGIALAHCLFNVPISIWILQGFISAVPKEMDETAFIDGYSRPMFIWKFLLPQIASGVAVTAFFCFMFSWVEVVFARILTTTNGKPISMAINALFGFQTDIGLVMAVTLASMLPGVVLLFSMRNHLSRGFKIGRV
- a CDS encoding GntR family transcriptional regulator, whose amino-acid sequence is MSLTQDACERIREAIVSGKLEFGERLSEEQIARALGMSKAPVRAAFMDLRDMGLVTVVPQAGTYVFAPSKQDVEEMSHFRAMLENKALNDALARDPEAVVQGLSAAIYQMEQAIASGEWALYSKADSAYHRVLLQLAGNRYLEKAYDLTATALEALRARLQSGEGNFWQRSFAEHIQMRDLIVKGKFDAAHAILQEHILIINRSLPEPDTNPYKRTKVQRRSDEECTALMQQYGPTSRRV
- the csgH gene encoding curli-like amyloid fiber formation chaperone CsgH, with product MRRFSAVVLASMFLSAPASGDIAIAELSVVPQESKVVITGRVLGLSDGVVEAEMIVSKEDASGTANLRQSGEFQIRAGSIDTIGSSGINLNGNTTLKVVLIVKSEGLEIARATSDIEPVKN
- a CDS encoding carbohydrate ABC transporter permease, with the protein product MKTRSNVGWTFVLPALLVLGLVGLIPLITVVNYSFFEIFILDSRFWVGTEWYSEIISSGRFWASFGRSTLFSALILTIQIPLGIAIALCIPQRKFWVGVSLCVVALPLLVPWNMIPSLWLSLLNPDTGLLGRILPAFGWPSDWKFSVVPTWLVIIVMDVWHWTSLVVILCYSALTTVPAAHYQAAAIDGAGPWQVFRFIQLPKLYNVLLMAILLRFMDSFMIYTEAFPINAGGPNGATMFLAVDLGEEIKAFNYGPSAARSVLYFMIVLTVAWMFSKAQGKLDDVPTEKAA
- a CDS encoding TolB family protein, with protein sequence MKSEIVIYNLATGSEEVILLLDQHLEAPNWTPDNAALIVNGEGRLYRVDLSAPALATIETGFATQINNDHGVSPDGTTLVMSDSTEEGRSVIYTLPTKGGTPTRITPLAPSYWHGWSPDGATLAYTAKRGDTFEIYTCPVHGGEERQVTFGFDHCDGPDYSADGAWIWFNGERDASVSLWRVRPDGRDLECMVADDRVNWFPHPSPDGKYVLYLAYESGTQGHPSERRVELRLVSAEGGRPQVLLELYGGQGTINVPCWAPDSQRFAFVRYHA